The Caenorhabditis elegans chromosome II genome has a segment encoding these proteins:
- the W08F4.3 gene encoding Sigma non-opioid intracellular receptor 1 (Confirmed by transcript evidence), translating into MALLTSKLRYLLLFYAVFQAAQFGLRWKSYDISPKQFKTIAGKAAAAPTISQSISTLTSGMRTYYEPIMPSHFEWHAIQLGGLTLRMYPMLTAFTEFAAAFSAPFPTSGRPGLHWANTTCTVLKGKVSRFNDGTQDETSENFASGAAFRHGQFESHVYSFEKDTYVACYGRGFLPLSSTVHVTSGISLGEPLSVIQFYMKQAYNYWNNLSHTLYRVFQHYKARATGEL; encoded by the exons ATGGCTCTTCTCACCTCAAAGCTTCGGTATCTTCTGCTCTTCTACGCAGTCTTCCAGGCTGCTCAATTTGGCCTCCGCTGGAAGTCTTATGACATCTCGCCGAAGCAGTTCAAGACTATCGCTGGAAAGGCTGCTG CTGCTCCAACAATCTCCCAGTCAATTTCCACATTGACGTCTGGAATGCGCACTTATTACGAGCCAATCATGCCAAGTCACTTCGAATGGCACGCTATTCAGTTGGGAGGCCTCACTTTAAGG atgtaCCCAATGCTGACCGCTTTCACCGAGTTCGCCGCCGCCTTCTCCGCTCCGTTCCCAACTTCAGGACGCCCGGGGCTCCATTGGGCAAATACGACGTGCACCGTGTTGAAAGGAAAAGTCAGCCGATTCAATGACGGAACTCAGGACGAGACGTCGGAGAACTTTGCTTCGGGAGCCGCTTTCAGGCACGGACAGTTCGAGTCCCACGTGTACAGCTTCGAGAAGGACACCTACGTCGCGTGCTACG gtcgCGGCTTCCTCCCACTCTCCTCCACCGTCCACGTCACCTCTGGAATCTCACTCGGCGAGCCACTCTCGGTCATTCAATTCTACATGAAGCAGGCCTACAACTACTGGAACAACCTGAGCCACACCCTCTATCGTGTCTTCCAGCACTACAAGGCCCGCGCCACTGGAGaactttaa
- the fbxb-14 gene encoding F-box associated domain-containing protein (Confirmed by transcript evidence), whose amino-acid sequence MRGSEDEIEIPHLTLIKFLDHIHEVLHQNRQIHINLENGMNEEIKTICSLFENRKIASCSTTSTEVQGHHLFGTHPENLEIVVVPIRKELLVQNYEELKVTNLTLNEVFLSNSRTLRSLHHSMTAKDVNLFLKIWIQNSQLRISDLVVDGLNIEHPVHGTILRGIDFTRYEDPLVVDDGMVQHVQIVCKRGIKAKVSLTRTTVRFVRLADDE is encoded by the coding sequence ATGCGAGGATCTGAAGACGAAATCGAGATTCCTCACCTCACACTTATCAAGTTCCTGGACCACATCCACGAGGTTTTGCATCAGAACCGGCAAATCCACATTAACCTCGAAAATGGGATGAATGAAGAGATAAAAACGATTTGTTCTCTCTTTGAGAACAGGAAGATCGCGAGCTGCAGCACCACATCCACGGAAGTTCAGGGGCACCATCTCTTCGGGACTCATCCAGAGAACCTGGAGATTGTCGTGGTCCCAATAAGAAAAGAACTCTTGGTTCAAAATTATGAGGAGCTGAAAGTCACCAATCTCACACTGAACGAGGTGTTCTTGTCAAATAGTCGAACGCTTCGTTCATTGCACCACTCAATGACTGCAAAGGATGTCAACTTGTTCTTGAAGATCTGGATTCAGAACTCACAGCTGAGAATCAGTGATCTTGTTGTAGATGGTCTGAATATTGAGCATCCTGTACATGGAACTATTCTCCGCGGAATAGACTTTACTAGATACGAAGATCCTCTGGTCGTGGATGATGGAATGGTTCAACACGTCCAAATTGTGTGCAAAAGAGGGATCAAGGCAAAGGTTTCCCTCACCAGAACTACTGTTCGATTCGTCCGGCTGGCCGACGATGAGTAA
- the W08F4.12 gene encoding F-box domain-containing protein (Confirmed by transcript evidence), which translates to MGDTTRTPFPLLLLPQEIISITLRQMCLIEQFSISLLSAKAKTAVARVNGNHESVSFSDSTIRLRSSLNDRYCPASDVVADNITVIRPEPLPKTTTRPANVWRSRCKRAPPDGARI; encoded by the exons ATGGGTGACACAACTAGGACCCCTTTTCCTCTTCTGCTTCTACCACAAGAAATCATCAGCATTACTCTTCGACAAATGTGCCTCATTGAGCA ATTCTCGATCTCTCTACTCTCAGCAAAAGCGAAAACTGCGGTTGCCAGAGTCAACGGGAACCACGAAAGTGTGTCATTCTCTGATTCGACAATCAGGCTGAGGTCCAGTCTCAATGACAGATATT GTCCAGCAAGTGATGTCGTAGCGGATAACATCACGGTTATCCGGCCAGAACCGCTGCCCAAGACAACGACTAGGCCTGCCAACGTTTGGAGGTCACGATGCAAGCGCGCCCCACCGGACGGCGCGCGGATCTGA
- the W08F4.12 gene encoding F-box domain-containing protein (Partially confirmed by transcript evidence): protein MGDTTRTPFPLLLLPQEIISITLRQMCLIEQFSISLLSAKAKTAVARVNGNHESVSFSDSTIRLRSSLNDRYFLQVQQVMS, encoded by the exons ATGGGTGACACAACTAGGACCCCTTTTCCTCTTCTGCTTCTACCACAAGAAATCATCAGCATTACTCTTCGACAAATGTGCCTCATTGAGCA ATTCTCGATCTCTCTACTCTCAGCAAAAGCGAAAACTGCGGTTGCCAGAGTCAACGGGAACCACGAAAGTGTGTCATTCTCTGATTCGACAATCAGGCTGAGGTCCAGTCTCAATGACAGATATT TCTTACAGGTCCAGCAAGTGATGTCGTAG
- the W08F4.13 gene encoding F-box domain-containing protein (Confirmed by transcript evidence), producing MTTVSFPILRLPQSIFQKTLKQMSLVEHISLSVLSKKIKQLIAMLNRCQLASIIIMRPSILIKLNTTLFHGFQLTLNSKQSIVEILQCISGRYQLKKLNVQAFSDIKWLEHIFEVFIQNQRVSVEFFDSSFHFFEIAKKHIKELKVVSLGIISCYDIKYCQLSQIFPCLENLIVLNGPISKPTLTQNFKKLQLTYGKMTLDDLFFSNCSEFIVTCDSFSIKDLNILVRQWIRGAIPSLKSITIRFRNITENRFDECALFKEIEYTRKEEVQSVKRFTIERHDGTIANVLLYSTTRFYFTLVVGEYEWIGHFASIWM from the exons ATGACTACCGTCTCCTTTCCCATCCTTCGTCTCCCTCAatctatatttcaaaaaacgctCAAACAAATGAGCCTAGTAGAACA cATCTCTCTATCAGTGCTCTCGAAGAAGATCAAACAACTCATTGCAATGCTAAACAGATGTCAATTGGCTAGCATAATAATTATGAGACCATCGATATTGATAAAGCTAAACACAACCCTTTTTCATGGTTTTCAATTAACTCTCAATAGTAAACAGTCGATTGTTGAGATTCTCCAGTGTATCAGTGGCCGATATCAACTTAAAAAGCTAAATGTACAAGCATTCAGTGATATCAAATGGcttgaacatatttttgaagtttttattcaaaatcaaagaGTATCTGTGGAATTCTTTGATTCATCGTTccatttctttgaaattgCTAAGAAACATATTAAAGAACTAAAAGTAGTTAGTCTGGGAATAATTAGCTGTTATGACATTAAATATTGTCAGTTGTCTCAAATTTTTCCCTgcctagaaaatttgattgttttaaaTGGCCCAATTTCTAAACCTACCCTCAcgcaaaactttaaaaaactacaaCTCACTTATGGAAAAATGACCCTAGacgatttatttttctctaattgTTCAGAGTTTATCGTAACCTGTGACAGCTTTTCCATCAAAGATCTGAACATCCTTGTAAGACAGTGGATAAGAGGAGCTATCCCCAGTCTCAAATCAATCACTATCCGTTTTCGGAACATTACTGAGAACCGTTTTGATGAATGCGCACTTTTCAAAGAAATCGAGTATACTAGAAAGGAAGAAGTTCAGTCCGTAAAAAGGTTTACAATTGAGAGACATGATGGAACCATCGCGAACGTCTTGCTTTATTCAACAACTCGTTTTTACTTTACTCTCGTTGTTGGTGAATACGAGTGGATTGGACACTTTGCGAGCATATGGATGTAG
- the fbxb-34 gene encoding F-box domain-containing protein (Confirmed by transcript evidence): MTTVSFPLLNLPTSALQKILKKMNLVEHVSLSVLSEHMKQHITMLNKNQTASITVDSTSIVVHITTDMFQDVAIVLKLNQSSVKVRKYTNNGYTKTQLNVRGFAAKWLGHVNQVFLQNKGVLVRYYHSRILCKEVLEYISVLNIVRLIMNTNYIGNCHLLRLFPTLQTLIIANGPLPKSLLTYNLEMLEFDDEKVTIDDLLASNCSQFRIINSSFTNKELNILIRQWTEGSNACLKSIDISFSQIITSRFDESVLFKGVGYTWKEEVRPKKRRYTIERINGVQANVGICLAANICLSFNVGTHCSSTGLI, encoded by the exons ATGACCACCGTCTCTTTCCCTCTCCTCAATCTCCCGACCTCTGcacttcaaaaaatactgaaaaagaTGAACCTTGTGGAACA tgtttctcTATCAGTTCTCTCGGAGCACATGAAACAACACATCACTATGTTGAACAAAAACCAGACTGCTTCAATAACGGTTGATAGTACATCAATTGTGGTGCATATAACTACAGACATGTTCCAAGATGTTGCAATTGTTCTCAAGCTTAATCAGTCAAGTGTGAAAGTGCGCAAGTACACGAACAACGGATATACAAAAACACAGCTAAATGTACGAGGATTCGCTGCAAAGTGGCTGGGACATGTAAACCAAGTGTTCCTTCAAAACAAAGGTGTTTTAGTGCGATATTATCATTCGAGGATATTGTGCAAAGAAGTTTTAGAGTACATCAGTGTACTGAACATTGTTCGCCTAATCATGAACACAAATTATATTGGAAACTGTCATCTGCTGAGATTGTTTCCAACACTACAAACGTTGATTATTGCCAATGGTCCACTTCCCAAGTCTCTCCTTACCTACAACCTTGAGATGCTAGAGTTTGACGatgaaaaagtgacaattgaTGATTTACTAGCTTCAAATTGCTCGCAGTTTCGAATAATCAACTCCAGTTTCACCAATAAGGAGCTGAACATCTTGATCAGACAATGGACTGAAGGATCTAACGCCTGCCTCAAATCAATCGATATTAGTTTTTCGCAAATTATAACAAGTCGTTTCGATGAGAGCGTCCTTTTTAAAGGGGTCGGATACACTTGGAAGGAAGAAGTCCGGCCGAAGAAGAGAAGGTATACAATTGAAAGGATCAATGGAGTTCAGGCGAACGTCGGGATTTGTCTAGCCGCTAACATTTGCTTAAGTTTTAATGTCGGTACACATTGTTCAAGCACTGGCTTGATTTAA
- the W08F4.10 gene encoding F-box associated domain-containing protein (Predicted) — protein sequence MEFILKNFDLKHGFSNHCLQATGFNHKLWANIQRLDVQAYSSLTLDKLRKMNCETIQFEYLSEFSGTHLNEFIRYWLDGNMPKLRRFQLNYCFEHWTDDLWNGLPHAQCNPKRRKRFFYDGLEVVDCSEGRDIERSDGILATILVESKVLYFLIWHDRFPVDVRALF from the exons ATGGAATTTATATTGaagaattttgatttgaaacatggattttcaaatcattGTTTACAAGCAACTGGGTTCAACCATAAGTTG TGGGCAAATATTCAACGATTGGATGTCCAAGCCTACTCAAGCTTAACATTAGACAAATTGAGAAAGATGAATTGCGAAACGATTCAATTCGAGTATCTTAGCGAATTCTCAGGAACACATCTAAACGAGTTCATCCGATACTGGTTGGACGGGAATATGCCAAAATTGAGAAGATTTCAATTAAACTACTGCTTTGAGCATTGGACTGATGACTTATGGAATGGTTTACCACATGCGCAGTGTAATCCGAAACGgcgaaaaagattttttta CGATGGTCTGGAAGTAGTGGATTGTTCAGAAGGACGTGATATCGAAAGAAGTGATGGTATACTCGCAACTATTTTAGTTGAATCCAAAGTCTTGTACTTTCTCATCTGGCATGACAGATTTCCAGTAGATGTCAGAGCATTGTTTTAg
- the W08F4.1 gene encoding DDE_3 domain-containing protein (Predicted): protein MSKIVRLPPYHCCLNPIELIWNQLKSFLRKHGKLDSKLETVRTQAIQFLKSIDEEAVANTMDHVMDAEIDLKTIMDADFEQNLRDDEMDSGDDDISF from the exons ATGTCGAAAATCGTCAGACTTCCACCGTACCATTGTTGTCTCAATCCCATCGAGCTCATTTGGAACCAGCTGAAAAGCTTCCTGCGCAAGCATGGAAAACTTGACAGCAAACTGGAAACA GTCCGTACTCAAGCGATTCAATTTCTTAAAAGCATCGACGAGGAAGCTGTGGCAAATACAATGGATCACGTTATGGATGCTGAGATTGACCTTAAGACTATTATGGATGccgattttgagcaaaatctACGCGATGATGAGATGGATTCGGGGGATGATGACatcagtttttga
- the nhl-3 gene encoding Tripartite motif-containing protein 2 (Confirmed by transcript evidence) produces the protein MDIRSMARQLKDGNSDDNWQRRIIEPRENAFLRINTNSEQMLVDVERNLNEFGKLYASNTFPGTSTVEAPAQMGIHVENSLTLITRDVDGKARKTGGDPVEVELQLVALDPHLTQNRLADAHRKRAEDEVKNIRVVDENDGTYHLFFRLTQPGDYEISVKIFGRPVANSPLAFRIDSFHAYDWQMPVTFKYPTKCWWDEPTKRMFVLDSGNKRVRVLRDNGDVITDVRNDEFKSGTVGMVYLGNEELVVLSWQRKMLSKLNTRGEILKAVQFSEFYQPTDVAVDSRGRFVIADKTKIFIFDSNFKPLLSFPVRETKGAEVKCVGVGLDDDVIVGTTDELLLYDGAGKMLRKLNVSPPGTVMPKVGGRFNITTVTCDVTTGQIVVIFTDKKMDRTNIGVISYKGDFLYSIEPGPHEKFMAPCGIFVHKNKAFVTDFERNTVRSYKYK, from the exons ATGGACATCCGCTCAATGGCTCGGCAGCTTAAAGACGGCAACTCGGACGACAACTGGCAGCGGAGAATCATTGAACCACgggaaaatgcatttttgcgGATTAACACAAATTCTGAGCAAATGCTGGTAGATGTAGAGAggaatttgaatgaatttgGGAAGTTGTACGCGTCGAATACGTTTCCTGGCACATCTACAGTTGAAGCGCCTGCTCAGATGGGAATCCACGTGGAAAACTCGCTGACTTTGAT aacccgTGACGTTGATGGCAAGGCTCGGAAAACTGGAGGAGACCCTGTTGAAGTGGAGCTCCAGCTCGTCGCCCTGGACCCTCACTTGACACAAAACCGCCTGGCAGATGCTCACCGCAAGCGTGCTGAGGATGAAGTGAAGAATATTCGAGTTGTTGATGAAAATGACGGGACTTATCATTTATTCTTTAG actaACACAACCCGGTGACTATGaaatttcggtgaaaatcTTTGGGCGACCGGTGGCAAATAGTCCTCTGGCATTCCGAATTGACAGCTTCCATGCCTATGACTGGCAAATGCCTGTCACATTCAAATATCCCACAAAATGTTGGTGGGATGAGCCGACGAAACGGATGTTCGTGCTGGATAGTGGGAACAAGAGAGTTCGGGTGCTTCGAGACAATGGTGACGTCATCACGGATGTCAGGAATGATGAGTTTAAG AGCGGCACTGTCGGAATGGTATACCTGGGTAACGAGGAGCTCGTCGTCCTGTCTTGGCAGCGCAAAATGCTCAGCAAACTAAATACACGTGGCGAAATCCTGAAAGCCGTCCAATTTTCCGAGTTCTACCAGCCGACGGATGTTGCAGTGGACTCGCGTGGCCGATTTGTGATAGCTGATAAAAcgaaaatcttcatttttgattCGAATTTCAAGCCGCTGCTCAGTTTTCCGGTGCGAGAGACGAAGGGCGCCGAGGTGAAGTGCGTGGGTGTTGGGCtcgatgatgacgtcattgtTGGGACCACCGATGAGCTTTTGTTGTATGATGGAGCCGGGAAAATGCTCAGGAAGTTGAATGTGTCGCCTCCCGGGACGGTTATGCCGAAAGTTGG CGGCCGCTTCAAcataactacagtaacctgtgacgtcacaacCGGTCAAATCGTAGTAATCTTCACTGACAAAAAGATGGATCGCACGAATATTGGg GTAATCAGCTACAAAGGCGACTTCCTGTACTCCATCGAACCGGGGCCACACGAAAAGTTTATGGCTCCATGCGGCATTTTTGTGCACAAAAATAAGGCATTTGTGACGGATTTTGAGAGGAACACGGTGCGAAGCTACAAGTACAAGTAG
- the nhl-3 gene encoding Tripartite motif-containing protein 2 (Confirmed by transcript evidence), whose amino-acid sequence MVYLGNEELVVLSWQRKMLSKLNTRGEILKAVQFSEFYQPTDVAVDSRGRFVIADKTKIFIFDSNFKPLLSFPVRETKGAEVKCVGVGLDDDVIVGTTDELLLYDGAGKMLRKLNVSPPGTVMPKVGGRFNITTVTCDVTTGQIVVIFTDKKMDRTNIGVISYKGDFLYSIEPGPHEKFMAPCGIFVHKNKAFVTDFERNTVRSYKYK is encoded by the exons ATGGTATACCTGGGTAACGAGGAGCTCGTCGTCCTGTCTTGGCAGCGCAAAATGCTCAGCAAACTAAATACACGTGGCGAAATCCTGAAAGCCGTCCAATTTTCCGAGTTCTACCAGCCGACGGATGTTGCAGTGGACTCGCGTGGCCGATTTGTGATAGCTGATAAAAcgaaaatcttcatttttgattCGAATTTCAAGCCGCTGCTCAGTTTTCCGGTGCGAGAGACGAAGGGCGCCGAGGTGAAGTGCGTGGGTGTTGGGCtcgatgatgacgtcattgtTGGGACCACCGATGAGCTTTTGTTGTATGATGGAGCCGGGAAAATGCTCAGGAAGTTGAATGTGTCGCCTCCCGGGACGGTTATGCCGAAAGTTGG CGGCCGCTTCAAcataactacagtaacctgtgacgtcacaacCGGTCAAATCGTAGTAATCTTCACTGACAAAAAGATGGATCGCACGAATATTGGg GTAATCAGCTACAAAGGCGACTTCCTGTACTCCATCGAACCGGGGCCACACGAAAAGTTTATGGCTCCATGCGGCATTTTTGTGCACAAAAATAAGGCATTTGTGACGGATTTTGAGAGGAACACGGTGCGAAGCTACAAGTACAAGTAG